One Candidatus Methylomirabilota bacterium DNA segment encodes these proteins:
- a CDS encoding extradiol ring-cleavage dioxygenase — protein MGELIAVYLTVHTPRYCTYEAAFAGKLAHPDFQAVRDGLVEQGRQLAGVQPDVVVINSCHLVATFPTVVDGTPRHRGILTAQEAPELIHGVEYDFPGDYELAAAIIDRGRAAGHLCTLADDVHYPLDYGTVMPLVCYLDRTQRIPVVPVSVTLANDLEECFMWGQYVVRAARERRRRAAFVASGSVSHKLVRGPERWPSPEDQELDHRFARMLADGEYEKLRAWLPEYVETVEAEMGGRHLAMMLGALLESGRRFAATLHAYGPSSGSGNYVISMF, from the coding sequence ATGGGTGAGCTGATCGCGGTCTACCTCACGGTCCACACGCCCCGCTACTGCACGTACGAGGCGGCCTTCGCCGGCAAGCTCGCGCACCCCGACTTCCAGGCCGTGCGCGACGGGCTCGTCGAGCAGGGCCGACAGCTGGCCGGCGTCCAGCCCGACGTCGTCGTCATCAACTCCTGCCACCTCGTCGCCACCTTCCCCACGGTCGTCGACGGCACCCCGCGACATCGCGGCATCCTGACGGCGCAGGAGGCCCCCGAGCTGATCCATGGCGTCGAGTACGACTTCCCCGGCGACTACGAGCTGGCTGCGGCCATCATCGACCGCGGCCGGGCGGCCGGTCACCTGTGCACGCTGGCCGACGACGTGCACTACCCGTTGGACTACGGAACCGTCATGCCGCTCGTGTGTTATCTCGACCGGACCCAGCGGATTCCCGTGGTGCCGGTGTCGGTCACGCTGGCCAACGACCTGGAGGAGTGCTTCATGTGGGGCCAGTACGTCGTGCGGGCGGCGCGCGAGCGCCGGCGCCGGGCGGCGTTCGTCGCCAGCGGCAGCGTCAGCCACAAGCTGGTCCGCGGTCCCGAGCGGTGGCCGAGCCCGGAGGACCAGGAGCTGGACCACCGGTTCGCGCGCATGCTGGCCGACGGCGAGTACGAGAAGCTCCGGGCGTGGCTGCCGGAGTACGTGGAGACGGTGGAGGCGGAGATGGGCGGGCGGCACCTGGCGATGATGCTGGGGGCGCTCCTCGAGTCCGGCCGGCGCTTCGCGGCCACGCTGCACGCCTACGGGCCGTCCTCCGGCAGCGGCAACTACGTCATCTCCATGTTCTAG